One genomic segment of Geoalkalibacter sp. includes these proteins:
- a CDS encoding FAD-dependent oxidoreductase, protein MAQIVFSSWGNKIVDNRKVDGEAQAASFKLPVTLDGERPLAAFMGWDGLIVFDPKVSVPAMAAEYMRRVQNLYCCGKCTPGKKGTKVLADLLDGVLSGTTAAADLDQVPQLAELMKNCKCTLCQSATVPVLHAVSHFRDDFLACLSGQTRPRDEVRFIHKYTAPCQDKCPAHIDIPAYIEAIKEYRFDESLEIIRDNMPLPAVCGRVCPHPCETACRRKNVDEPISIMVLKRSASDWEWKHHQPPPMQPKPRKNKKVAVVGAGPAGLTTAYYLALEGYPVTIYEALPEGYGGGMVAVGIPPYRMPRPILQRDIDIISALGVEIIYNTRVGTDISLPELKEKFDAVFLAPGAHRSKPMGVEGEDKGYKGFLRGGIDFLREAYMGKPTGMGKKVVVVGGGNTAIDCVRVALREGAEESVLLYRRSRKEMPADVWEVDGAEEEGVKFEFLVLPTRIIVDENEQVTGVECVRMELGEPDASGRRRPQPVKGSEFVVECDTVIPAIGQDADLSFIPEKMGIDITKWNTVVTRFLPLKDAAGKDLNDSMGNPLSRLLITDHEGVFAGGDAEIGPLTVVACVGNAHRAARVIQRWLEEGKAYLSDEEIMEDILTYLGVYDKNEPVPWLDSAHREHQAEIHGRERASYKNYTEVELGFKDSQAVREAERCLRCYRMAMAAV, encoded by the coding sequence TTGGCCCAGATCGTTTTTTCCAGTTGGGGAAACAAGATCGTCGACAACCGCAAGGTTGACGGCGAAGCGCAGGCTGCCAGCTTCAAACTGCCCGTCACCCTCGACGGGGAGCGGCCCTTGGCCGCCTTCATGGGCTGGGACGGCCTCATCGTCTTCGATCCCAAGGTGAGCGTGCCCGCCATGGCCGCCGAATACATGCGCCGTGTGCAGAATCTCTATTGCTGCGGCAAGTGCACGCCGGGCAAGAAGGGCACCAAGGTGCTGGCCGATCTTCTCGACGGGGTGCTCAGCGGCACCACCGCCGCCGCCGATCTCGACCAGGTGCCGCAGCTCGCCGAGTTGATGAAGAACTGCAAGTGCACCCTGTGCCAGAGCGCCACGGTACCGGTGCTGCATGCGGTCAGCCATTTCCGCGACGATTTTCTCGCCTGCCTCAGCGGCCAGACCCGGCCGCGCGACGAGGTGCGCTTCATTCACAAATACACCGCGCCCTGTCAGGACAAGTGCCCGGCGCACATCGACATTCCCGCCTACATCGAGGCGATCAAGGAATATCGCTTCGACGAGTCCCTGGAGATCATTCGCGACAACATGCCCCTGCCGGCGGTGTGCGGCCGCGTCTGTCCCCATCCCTGCGAAACCGCCTGCCGCCGCAAGAACGTCGATGAGCCGATCAGCATCATGGTGCTCAAGCGCTCCGCCTCGGACTGGGAATGGAAGCACCATCAGCCCCCGCCCATGCAGCCCAAGCCGCGCAAGAACAAGAAGGTCGCGGTGGTCGGCGCCGGCCCGGCGGGCCTGACCACGGCCTACTACCTGGCCCTCGAGGGCTATCCGGTCACCATCTATGAAGCGCTGCCCGAAGGCTACGGCGGCGGCATGGTGGCGGTGGGCATTCCGCCCTACCGCATGCCGCGTCCCATCCTGCAGCGCGACATCGACATCATCAGCGCCCTGGGCGTCGAGATCATCTACAACACCCGCGTCGGCACGGACATCTCCCTGCCCGAGCTCAAGGAAAAATTCGACGCGGTGTTCCTCGCGCCGGGCGCCCATCGTTCCAAGCCCATGGGCGTGGAAGGCGAGGACAAGGGCTACAAGGGCTTTCTGCGCGGCGGTATCGATTTTCTGCGCGAGGCCTACATGGGCAAGCCCACGGGCATGGGCAAGAAAGTGGTCGTGGTCGGCGGCGGCAACACCGCCATCGACTGCGTGCGCGTGGCGCTGCGCGAGGGCGCCGAGGAATCGGTGCTGCTTTATCGCCGCTCGCGCAAGGAAATGCCCGCCGACGTCTGGGAAGTCGACGGCGCCGAGGAAGAAGGCGTCAAGTTCGAGTTTCTCGTACTGCCCACCCGCATCATCGTCGATGAGAACGAGCAGGTGACCGGCGTCGAGTGCGTGCGCATGGAACTGGGCGAGCCCGACGCCTCGGGGCGCCGCCGCCCTCAGCCCGTCAAGGGCAGCGAATTCGTCGTCGAGTGCGACACGGTCATCCCGGCCATCGGCCAGGATGCCGATCTGTCCTTCATCCCGGAAAAAATGGGCATCGACATCACCAAATGGAACACCGTGGTGACTCGTTTCCTGCCGTTGAAGGATGCCGCCGGCAAGGATCTCAACGACAGCATGGGCAACCCCCTGTCGCGCCTGCTCATCACCGACCACGAGGGCGTGTTCGCCGGCGGCGACGCCGAAATCGGCCCCCTGACCGTGGTTGCCTGCGTCGGCAACGCGCACCGCGCCGCCCGCGTCATCCAGCGCTGGCTCGAGGAGGGCAAGGCCTATCTGAGCGATGAGGAGATCATGGAAGACATCCTCACCTACCTCGGCGTCTACGACAAAAACGAGCCGGTACCCTGGCTCGACTCGGCCCATCGCGAACACCAGGCGGAAATCCACGGCCGCGAACGCGCCAGCTATAAGAACTACACGGAAGTGGAACTCGGCTTCAAGGACAGCCAGGCGGTTCGCGAAGCCGAGCGGTGCCTGCGCTGCTACCGCATGGCAATGGCGGCGGTCTGA
- a CDS encoding molybdopterin-dependent oxidoreductase, with product MVSVTIDGRTVSVPKGSTILEAARQLGIAIPTLCWLEKVSPTGACRICVVEVQGVARPMTACNTPVKDGIVVTTQSEQITTIRRQVMELMLVNHPLDCPVCDAGGECDLQDSCYALNVTKQPFRAEDVNPGPIDKWPLIQQVPSRCILCEKCVKVCHEVVGSSSLFINDKGDRSYIDKHLELCEFCGNCVSVCPTGTMISKLFKFRARPWELRKTRSLCNACGSQCDIDIHVKNNEIYRVTSEDGTTVNNGNLCIGGFFGYGYVNSNQRLKSPLVNRGGQLMPADWDEALGLVADRARALSAAHGADTLAALASPRLTNEENYLFQKLFRAGLGCNNIDSEARFSALRALLPLSASLGLHGASNRLDRIGQSDAVLVFGSDVTAEAPAIDWQIELACRKRDGKLVVANMRRVKLTRWANTHLGYRPGSEVFLATALARLILDKGLADQAFMEKYLANPEALTKDLAQVDLARAVKETGVPLALLEEAAEHLGRAESVAVIFGADVTRGSAAADKAQAIANLALVCGALHGDLGGLFPVDEKGNTQGLLDMGACPEFLPGFADYAKNKARFEQLWSCKLPEGGRNAEQILDGIEKGEVRFLYLAATNPLISFPDSRRWRRALERLDLLVVQDILPSEVTRLAHVVLPGASFAEKSGSLTSLDHRVNCLRPALKSPGKARVDWDIFADLYQRLRPAGGRPDAAALLDEIKAATPLYSEVCLPAQDLCRPCVKPLFAPALKSLRYVPVQAQGASEGLQLLTGKMLFHFGTTTTFAEGTLEVAPEGYIEINPRDAAKLGVDSGGALRVASAIGSAQAKVKISENVPDGLLFAPYHFSDVNINQIMPMAVNLVKVDAAKA from the coding sequence ATGGTCAGTGTGACGATTGATGGCAGGACGGTCAGCGTACCCAAGGGAAGCACCATCCTGGAAGCGGCTCGTCAGCTCGGCATTGCCATTCCGACCCTGTGCTGGCTGGAAAAAGTCTCGCCCACCGGGGCCTGCCGCATCTGCGTGGTCGAGGTGCAGGGCGTGGCGCGCCCCATGACCGCCTGCAACACCCCGGTCAAGGACGGCATCGTCGTCACCACCCAGTCCGAACAGATCACGACCATCCGCCGCCAGGTGATGGAACTGATGCTGGTCAACCATCCCCTCGACTGCCCAGTGTGCGACGCCGGCGGCGAATGCGACCTGCAGGACAGCTGCTATGCCCTGAACGTCACCAAGCAGCCTTTCCGTGCCGAGGACGTCAATCCCGGCCCCATCGACAAATGGCCCCTCATCCAGCAGGTGCCCTCGCGCTGCATCCTGTGCGAGAAATGCGTCAAGGTTTGTCACGAGGTGGTCGGCTCCAGCTCCCTGTTCATCAACGACAAGGGTGACCGCTCCTACATCGACAAGCACCTGGAACTCTGCGAGTTCTGCGGCAACTGCGTCTCGGTCTGCCCCACCGGAACCATGATCTCCAAGCTGTTCAAGTTCCGCGCGCGGCCCTGGGAGCTGCGAAAAACTCGCTCCCTGTGCAACGCCTGCGGCAGCCAGTGCGACATCGACATTCACGTCAAGAACAACGAGATTTATCGCGTCACCTCGGAGGACGGCACCACGGTCAACAACGGCAATCTGTGCATCGGCGGCTTTTTCGGCTACGGCTATGTCAATTCCAACCAGCGCCTGAAGTCGCCCCTGGTGAATCGCGGCGGGCAACTGATGCCGGCGGACTGGGACGAGGCCTTGGGCCTGGTGGCCGATCGCGCCCGCGCCCTGAGCGCCGCCCATGGCGCGGACACCCTGGCCGCCCTGGCCTCTCCGCGCCTGACCAACGAGGAGAACTACCTCTTTCAGAAGCTGTTCCGTGCCGGGCTGGGCTGCAACAATATTGATTCCGAGGCGCGCTTCTCCGCGCTGCGTGCCCTCTTGCCCCTGTCCGCGAGCCTCGGTCTGCACGGCGCCAGCAATCGCCTGGACCGCATCGGTCAGTCCGACGCGGTGCTGGTCTTCGGCAGCGACGTGACCGCCGAGGCGCCCGCCATCGACTGGCAGATCGAACTGGCCTGTCGCAAGCGCGACGGCAAGCTGGTCGTGGCCAACATGCGCCGCGTCAAGCTCACGCGCTGGGCCAACACCCATCTTGGCTACCGTCCCGGCAGCGAAGTGTTTCTCGCCACGGCTCTCGCCCGCCTGATTCTCGACAAGGGTCTGGCCGACCAGGCCTTCATGGAGAAATACCTGGCCAATCCCGAAGCGCTGACGAAGGATCTGGCGCAGGTGGACCTGGCCCGTGCCGTGAAGGAAACGGGCGTGCCCCTTGCGCTTCTCGAAGAAGCCGCCGAGCATCTGGGCCGCGCCGAAAGCGTCGCGGTCATTTTCGGCGCCGACGTGACCCGCGGCAGCGCTGCGGCCGACAAGGCGCAGGCCATCGCCAACCTGGCCTTGGTGTGCGGCGCCCTGCACGGCGATCTCGGCGGGCTCTTTCCCGTGGATGAAAAAGGCAACACCCAGGGACTTCTCGACATGGGTGCCTGCCCCGAATTTCTTCCGGGTTTTGCCGACTACGCCAAAAACAAGGCGCGCTTTGAGCAGCTCTGGTCCTGCAAGCTGCCCGAGGGCGGACGCAACGCCGAGCAGATCCTGGACGGCATCGAAAAAGGCGAGGTGCGCTTTCTCTACCTGGCCGCCACCAATCCGCTGATCAGCTTTCCCGACAGCCGCCGCTGGCGGCGCGCCCTGGAGCGGCTCGACCTGCTGGTGGTCCAGGATATTCTGCCCTCCGAGGTGACCCGCCTCGCCCACGTGGTCCTGCCGGGTGCCTCCTTCGCCGAGAAATCGGGCAGCCTCACCTCCCTCGACCATCGGGTCAACTGCCTGCGCCCGGCCCTCAAGTCCCCCGGCAAGGCCCGCGTGGACTGGGATATTTTCGCCGACCTCTACCAGCGCCTGCGCCCTGCGGGAGGGCGTCCCGACGCCGCGGCGCTGCTCGATGAGATCAAGGCCGCAACACCCCTTTACAGCGAGGTCTGCCTGCCTGCGCAGGATCTTTGCCGCCCCTGCGTCAAGCCTCTTTTCGCCCCCGCGCTGAAGAGCCTGCGCTATGTGCCCGTGCAGGCCCAGGGCGCTTCGGAGGGGTTGCAGTTGCTCACCGGCAAGATGCTCTTTCACTTCGGCACCACCACGACCTTCGCCGAAGGCACTCTGGAAGTCGCGCCGGAAGGTTACATTGAAATCAATCCCCGGGATGCGGCCAAGCTCGGCGTCGACAGCGGCGGCGCCCTACGGGTGGCCTCCGCCATCGGCAGCGCCCAGGCCAAGGTCAAGATCAGCGAGAACGTGCCGGACGGCCTACTCTTTGCGCCCTATCATTTCAGCGATGTGAACATCAACCAGATCATGCCCATGGCCGTCAATCTCGTAAAAGTCGACGCCGCCAAGGCTTAA
- a CDS encoding cupin domain-containing protein has protein sequence MDTTFFAYQDQVAFSPDKAHKVVLAATEHSRTTLWCLAPGQDIHPHVHAGDHIWVILEGRGTFLGDHHAERPVEPGLILVAPTGRAHGIRNDGDKGLVFVSISAG, from the coding sequence ATGGACACCACTTTCTTTGCCTACCAGGACCAGGTCGCCTTTTCCCCGGACAAGGCCCACAAGGTCGTACTCGCCGCCACCGAGCATTCCCGCACCACCCTCTGGTGCCTGGCGCCGGGGCAGGACATCCACCCCCATGTCCATGCCGGCGACCATATCTGGGTGATCCTCGAAGGCCGCGGCACCTTTCTCGGCGACCACCATGCCGAGCGGCCCGTCGAGCCCGGCCTGATCCTCGTCGCCCCTACGGGTCGCGCCCACGGCATTCGCAACGACGGCGACAAAGGGCTGGTGTTCGTCAGCATTTCGGCGGGATAG
- the mltG gene encoding endolytic transglycosylase MltG: MSKKKRIFLIVLAAVILLLLVLAGDLAYFLSRPVQPPVERILTIAPGTGFVRIARELEEQGVINRSHYFIALARLRQVQGRVRAGEYLFRVAATPEEVLRRLVTGDVLRYPFTVPEGLTFVEIGARLEREGLGSAEVFTALARDEALLRALEIEAATLEGYLFPETYLLERGDTERRLIQAMVREFRRRALPEWQQAAQARGLDAHQWVTLASIVQKEAGSVQEMPVVAAVFHNRLKKGMRLQADPTVIYGVSDYTGRITRRHLNDPHPYNTYVIPGLPPGPIANPGAAALQATAFPSDDDYLYFVSRGDGSHVFSRTLDEHNRAVRRYILTPRPAPTQQNPDPETQDAGVLPGEVDSNP; the protein is encoded by the coding sequence ATGAGCAAAAAAAAGAGGATTTTTCTGATCGTCCTCGCGGCGGTGATTCTGCTCTTGCTGGTGCTGGCGGGCGATCTGGCCTATTTCCTGTCGCGGCCGGTGCAACCTCCCGTGGAACGGATTCTGACCATCGCGCCCGGCACCGGCTTCGTGCGCATCGCCCGCGAGTTGGAAGAACAGGGGGTCATCAACCGCAGCCACTATTTTATTGCCCTGGCCCGCTTGCGGCAAGTGCAGGGGCGGGTGCGTGCCGGGGAATACCTGTTTCGCGTCGCGGCGACGCCCGAGGAGGTGTTGCGCCGCCTGGTCACGGGGGACGTGTTACGCTATCCCTTCACCGTGCCCGAGGGGCTGACCTTCGTCGAGATCGGCGCGCGCCTGGAGCGCGAGGGTTTGGGGAGTGCCGAGGTTTTCACCGCCCTGGCGCGGGATGAAGCGCTGCTGCGTGCTCTTGAGATCGAGGCCGCGACCCTGGAGGGTTATCTTTTTCCGGAAACCTACCTGCTGGAGCGCGGCGATACCGAGCGGCGCCTGATCCAGGCCATGGTGCGGGAATTTCGCCGCCGCGCCCTGCCGGAATGGCAGCAGGCGGCGCAGGCGCGCGGCCTGGATGCGCACCAATGGGTGACCCTTGCCTCCATCGTCCAGAAGGAGGCCGGCTCGGTGCAGGAGATGCCGGTCGTCGCGGCGGTTTTTCACAATCGGCTGAAAAAGGGCATGCGCCTGCAGGCCGACCCCACGGTCATCTATGGGGTGTCGGACTACACCGGCCGCATCACCCGGCGCCACCTCAACGATCCCCATCCCTACAACACCTACGTCATTCCCGGATTGCCGCCCGGCCCCATCGCCAATCCCGGCGCCGCCGCCCTTCAGGCGACCGCATTTCCCAGCGACGACGATTATCTCTATTTCGTCTCGCGCGGCGACGGCAGTCATGTGTTTTCCCGTACCCTCGACGAGCACAATCGCGCCGTGCGCCGTTACATCCTGACGCCGCGCCCCGCCCCGACACAACAAAACCCCGACCCTGAAACGCAGGATGCCGGGGTTTTGCCTGGCGAAGTTGACTCCAATCCCTGA
- the plsY gene encoding glycerol-3-phosphate 1-O-acyltransferase PlsY, which yields MSGFSLMLAAAYLIGAIPCGLVLTRLMGLGDIRQAGSGNIGATNVYRVGGRGLGVATLVLDALKGLLPVLAAMQLFPESPWKLSLVAAAAFLGHCYPVYLGFKGGKGVATGLGIYLVLSPLAVLIALGVFAGVLWKWSYVSLASLCAAGVIPLLVVVFERSLPLFLVTLFISGMVIWRHRGNIERLLNGTENRFRA from the coding sequence ATGAGCGGATTTTCTCTGATGCTGGCGGCGGCCTATTTGATCGGGGCCATTCCCTGCGGCCTGGTGCTGACGCGCCTGATGGGTCTGGGCGACATACGTCAGGCGGGCAGCGGCAACATCGGCGCGACCAATGTCTATCGGGTCGGCGGCCGTGGGCTCGGCGTGGCGACGCTGGTCCTCGATGCCTTGAAGGGGCTGCTGCCGGTCCTGGCGGCGATGCAGCTGTTCCCCGAGTCCCCTTGGAAACTAAGCCTGGTGGCGGCGGCGGCCTTTCTCGGCCACTGCTATCCGGTGTATCTGGGCTTCAAGGGGGGCAAGGGCGTGGCTACGGGACTGGGCATTTATCTGGTGCTCTCGCCCCTCGCGGTGCTCATCGCCCTGGGGGTTTTCGCCGGGGTTTTGTGGAAATGGAGCTATGTGTCCCTGGCCTCGCTCTGCGCCGCCGGCGTGATTCCCTTGCTGGTGGTCGTTTTTGAGCGCTCCTTGCCCCTGTTTCTCGTCACCTTGTTCATCAGCGGCATGGTGATCTGGCGCCATCGCGGCAATATCGAGCGGCTGCTCAACGGCACCGAAAACCGTTTCCGGGCTTGA